DNA sequence from the Raineyella sp. LH-20 genome:
CTCGAGGACGAGCACGGCATGGTCAACGTCATCTGCTCGGCCGGGGTCTGGACCCGCTACCGCCGGCTGATCCGTGAGGCCCGGGGACTGATCGTCCGCGGCATCCTCGAACGGTCGGCCGAAGGTGTCACCAACCTGGTCGCCGACCATGTCGAGCCGCTGCCGGTCACCGTCCGCCACACCTCGCGCGACTTCCACTGACGGCGCCGGGCGGATCACCGGGCGGCTCGGTCACCGACGTCCGGGCCCCGCCTCGAGGCCCCGCCGTCTCACAACCAGTTGTTGCGCCGGAACAGCACGAACAGGGTGCCCATCAGGGCGATGATGACGCCCCAGAGGATGAAATAGCCGTACACGTAGTGCAGTTCCGGCATGTTGTCGAAGTTCATCCCGTAGATGCCGGCGATCAGGGTGGGCACCGCAGCGATGGCGACGAAGGCCGAGATCTTGCGCATGTCCTCGTTCTGGCCCACCGACAGCCGGTTGAGCGAGGCGGCGAGGATGGTGGACAGCACTTCGTCGTACGACTGGATCGCTTCACGAGCCTCGGTGTGGTGGTCGGCGACCTCACGGAAGTACGCCTGCGCCTCCGGCGGGATCGCCCGGTACGGCCGGGTGGCCAGGTTGTGCAGTGGCACGCCGAGCGGCGCGACCGCCCGCTTGAACTCGATCAGCTCACGCTTGATCTGGTAGATCTGCTCCACCTCATGGGCCCCCTCCGAGGAGAAGACCGCCGCCTCCACCTCGTCGACGTCGTCCTCGAAGTCGCCGACGACCTGCTGGTAGTCGTCCACGACGGTGTCGAGCACGCCGTAGAGCACCGAGGCCGGGCCGTGCAGCAGCCGATCCGGGTGCTTCTCCATGGACTTCCGCAGCCTCTTCAGCGAGGTCTGTGACCCACGCCGTACGGTCATCACGAAGCCGGTGCCGACGAAGACCATGATCTGACCGGTGGTGACGATCTCCGAGGTCTCCGGGCGTTCCCGCTGCGGCACGTACGCCACCGTGGAGACCACCAGGAACAGGGTCCGGCCGAACTGCTCCAGCTTGGACCGGGTGTGGCCCTCGACCGCGTCCTCGATGGCCAGCGGGTGCAGGTTGAACCGGCGGGCGAGCCCTGCCATGTCCTCGTCGTCGGGGTCGTGCAGGCCGAGCCAGACGAACCCCTCGTCGGCCAGGGCGTGCGCGGTGGCCTCCGCCAGGCTCTCGCAGTCCTGTCGGGTGCCGTCGACGTACCAGCCCCAGTTCACCACCGAGTCCGGGATCTCCTGCGGGAAGTCGACGCCGTCCCAGTCGCCGCGCCGGCGTTCCGGGAGCGTACGGGGCGGGTCCATCGGTCCCGGGGACGGCAGGCCGGGGGCCATCGGAGGGCGCTGGCCCGGGGCGACCGGGCGGCGGACGGGGAACAACGACCAGGTCATCTCTATCCCTCCAGCAGCGGTTCCATCCAGGCCTCGATCTCCTCGGGTCTGCGCGGCAGCGTGTCCGAGAGCACTCGAGGGCCGTCGGCGGTGATCAGGACGTCGTCCTCGATCCGTACGCCGATGCCGCGCAGTTCCTCGGGCACCAGCAGATCGGTGGACTTGAAGTAGAGCCCGGGTTCCACGGTGATGACCATCCCCTCGCGCAGGGTGCCGAGCCGGTAGTTCTCGTTGCGGGCCTGGGCACAGTCATGCACGTCGATGCCGAGGTGGTGGGAGGTGCCGTGGACCATCCAGCGCCGGTGCTGGCCGCCCTCCTCGGAGACCGACACCTCGGGCGTCACCGGCAGCAGACCCCAGGCGTACAGGCGCTCGGCGAGGACGGTGATGGCGGTCTGGTGCACGTCCTTGAAGGTGGTGCCGGGACGGCAGACGGCGATGGCGGCGTCCGCAGCGTCGAGGACGGCCTGGTAGACCTTCCGTTGGGCGTCGCTGAACCGGCCGTTCACCGGCAGGGTCCGGGTGATGTCGGCGGTGTAGAGGGTGTCGACCTCGATGCCGGCGTCGATCAGGATCAGGTCGCCGTCGCGGACCTCGCCGTCGTTGCGGATCCAGTGCAGGGTGCAGGCATGGTCACCGGCGGCGGCGATGGTGTCGTAGCCGACGGCGTTGCCCTCGTGGCGGGCGTACAGGCCGAAGACGCCCTCCACCCAGCGTTCCCCGCGGCCCTTGGCGACGGCGTCGGGGAAGGAACGGACGACCTCGGTGAAGGCGGCGGCGGTGCGGTCGCAGGCCAGCTGCATCTGGTCGACCTCGAAGGCGTCCTTGGTGAGTCGCAGCTCGGACAGGGCGGTGGCCAGTTCGTCGTCCGGGGAGGACTGCTCGCTGTCGGCCGTCCACCGGACGCCGTGGTCCTCGCGCAGCGTGTCCACCTGGGCGGTCAGCTCGGCGTCGGCCTCGCGGACGATCCGGATCCGGGTGGAGCCGGCGTTCTTGGCCAGGGCCGCGGGCAGCTGGTCGATCGGCGCGCAGGCCAGTCCGGTCATCGCCGCCATCTCGTCCAGCGACTCGCGCTGGCCGACCCACATCTCGCCGTAGCGGGAGCTGGCGTAGAACTCCTCGTCCGTCCGTGGGGCGCGGGGCTTGAAGTAGAGCGTCGCCTCGTGGCCGCCGTCGGTGGGCTCCAGCACCAGGACGGCGTTCGGCTCCCGGTCGGTGCCCAGCCCGGACAGGTGGGCGAAGGCGGAGTGCGGCCGGAACCGGTAGTCGCAGTCGTTGTTGCGGACCTTCAGGCCGCCGGCCGGGACCACCAGCCGCTCACCGGGGAAGGCCGCGCCGATGGTGCTGCGGCGGACCGCCGCCGGATCCGCGGCGGGCAATCGGTCCGGAAGATCGGAGGAGTACGGGGCCCACCCGTCGACGATGAACGTGCGGAACGCCTCGGAGAACGGGCTCTGGCGGTTCGGCAGCTTCTCGGTGGTGGTGACCTCGTCTTCAGCCATGGCCCCCATTCTGACACCGGGCCCGGAGGAGCCGGCCCTGCCACGTCCCCGGAGAAGGGCGTCGTCGCCCGGAGACGGCGTCGTCCCTGGGGAAAGACGTCCGTGGTGCGGGGGCGGCGTACGGTCGCGGGTCGATAGAGTGGGAAACCACATCGGAACAGCGGAGGACGAATGGCGATGAAGGCCCCGGCGAGCGCACAGCGCAGGCTCCTTGACCTGAACAAGGTCGACACCACCCTCCTGCGGCTCGCGCACCGGCGGAAGCATCTGCCCGAGCATGCGGAGGTCCTGCGCATCCAGGCCGAGCTGGCCACCATCGACGACGAGCTGACCGCCGCCGAGACGGCGGTCGCCGACGGCGAACTGGCGCAGCGGCGGGCCGAGGCGGACCTGGAGCCGGTGCGGGAGCGCCGCGCGCGCGACCAGGCGCGGATCGACGCCGGGGACGTCGACGCGAAGGCCCTGCGCGGGCTGGTCGACGAGGCGGCCCACCTCGACCGGCGGATCGGGGAGCTGGAGGACCTCGAGCTGGAGGCGATGGAGCAGCTCGAGCAGGCCACCACCGTCCGCGACGAGGTGGCCGGACGCCGCGCCGGGCTGGACGCCCGGCTCAAGGAGGCGGTGGCGGCCCGGACGAAGGTCGCTCAGCAGATCGACACCGAGGCCAAGGGACAGCTGGCGGTCCGCGCCGGCTACGTGGCCGAGGTCCCGGGCGACTTGTTCGCGCTGTACGAGAAGATCCGCCAGCATCTCGGCTCGGGGGCGGCCGCCCTGGTGGCCCGCCGCTGCGAGGGGTGCGGATTGGAGGCCAACGCCTCGGACCTGCGGTCGTACGCCGCGGCCGCCGCCGATGACGTGGTGCGGTGCGCCGAGTGCGGCCGGATCCTGGTCCGCACCGCGGAGTCCGGCCTCTGAGCTCTGGCGGCACGGCGGGTGAGCCCTGGCGACTCGGCGGTGTGAGCCCCGCCGGCATGGCAGTGTGAGCCCCGCCGGGACGGCGGTGTCGCCACCCCCGCGCGTAGGGTGGGCACATGCCAGCGCGCCATCTCAACCTGCATGGCGTCGTCCCGTCCGCGCTCGCCGAGGGGGTCGCCCGCCTGCAGTCGCGGCTTCACATCCCGGATGCCTTCCCCGCCGATGTCCTGGCCGCCGCCGACGAGGCCGCCCGGGCGCCCAGCCTGCCGACCCTCGATCGTACGGACCTCGACCTGGTCACCATCGACCCGCCGGGCTCGCGCGACCTCGACCAGGCGGTCCACATCACCCGGGATGGCACCGGCTACCTGGTGTCGTACGCGATCGCTGACATCGCCGCCTTCGTCCGGCCCGGCGATCCGATCGACACCGAGGCTCATCGTCGCGGGCAGACGTTCTACGCCCCGCACCGACGGTTCCCACTGCACCCGCCCGTCCTGTCGGAGGGGGCGGCGAGCCTGCTGCCGGGCGAGGTGCGCCCGGCATTGCTGTGGCAGATCAGGTTGGACTCCGACGGGGCGACGGTGGAGAAGCATGTCGGCCGGGCCCTGGTCCGGTCCCGCGCCCAGCTCAGCTATGACGAGGTCCAGATGGAGCTGGACACCGACCGGGCGGACGACTCCCTCGACCTGCTCCGGGAGGTCGGCCTGTTGCGCGAGGAGCGTGAAGCGGCGCGCGGCGGGGTCAGCCTCAACATCCCGGAGCAGGAGATCGAGGTCCGTTCCCCCGGCCGCTGGCGGTTGAAGTTCCGTCGCCCGGTCCGGATCGAGGACTGGAACGCCCAGATCTCGCTGCTCACCGGGATGTCCGCGGCCCGGATCATGCTCGACCACAAGGTCGGCATCCTGCGTACGCTGCCGCACGCCGAGCCGACCGCGTTGTCCAAGCTGAGGCGTACGGCGGCCGCCCTGGAGATCCCCTGGCCGACCGGCCAGCCGTATCCGGAGTTCGTCCGGACCCTGGACATGCAGCGGCCCGAGGACGCGGCGATGGGGTATGCCGCAACGATGCTGTTCCGTGGCGCCGACTACGACGCGTTCGACGGGACCCATCCGCTGCTCGACGTCCACGCCGCCCTGGCCACCGAGTACGCCCACGTCACCGCACCGTTGCGTCGTCTCGTCGACCGCTACACCGAGGAGACCTGCGTGGCGCTGTGCTCCGGGCGGCCGGTGCCGGAGTGGGTGCTCGCGGCGTACGCACGCCTGCCGGAGGAGATGAACGCCTCCAACAACCGCGCCGCCACCTTCGAGCACGCGATCATCGACATGACCGAGGCACTCACCCTCTCCGGTCGGGTCGGCCAGGAGTTCGTCGGCACGGTGATCGAGCTGCGCGGGAAGGCCCCGGAGCGGGCACGGGTGATGATCAACAAGCCGGCCGTCGAGGCCGACGTGGTCGGCACCCCGCAGCTCGGCGAGCGGCTGCGGGTCCGGCTCGACCGGGTCGACGTCGCCCAGGGGCGGACGGAGTTCAGCCTCGTCGAGCACGTGCTGGGCCCCAGCCGCCCGCGCGGGTGAACCGACCGGTCGGCGGACGGGCGGGGATGGCGTAGACTGGTCCGTCGGACGAGTCGGGCGGACGGCCGCGGCACGCGAGTGCTGAGGAAAGTCCGGGCTCCACAGAGCAGGGTGGTGGGTAACGCCCACCCGGGGTGACCCGCGGGACAGTGCCACAGAAAACAGACCGCCCGCCTTCACGGCGGGTAAGGGTGAAACGGTGGTGCAAGAGACCACCAGCACCCCAGGTGACTGGGGTGGCTCGGTAAACCCCACCCGGAGCAAGACCAGACAGGGAGCGTTCGAGGGCTGCTCGCCCGAGCTCCCGGGTAGGTCGCGCGAGGCCGCTGGTGACAGCGGTCCAAGATAGATGGTCGTCGGCGCCTTCGGGCGTCACAGAACCCGGCTTATAGCCCGGCTCGTCCCCACACCTTGCCCAGACGGGTCAAGCAGCGGTGCATGAACCTGCACACCCCTGTGCATACGTGGTTCGGCGGCATCAGGCCTCACGTCGCTGTAGTTTCTGCACATGGACTGCCTGCGGGCGCCCCTGCCCAGCAGCAAATGGAGTTCCGGCGGCAGGACTGCGCAGGAGAGGACGACCAGGACCAGGGTGGGGACCAGGAGTAGTTGGCATGTACCGGGGGGATCGGGCGGCGATGGTTGGCCGGGTGGCTGATCGAAGACTGAGAATTTCGGCAACCAGCTTGCCGGATCCAGGTGTTTAGCGTTGACTAAACACGGCGAACGTGAAGTGCACGTCGGGCTGGCTGTCCGAGTCGTAGCGGTCGTCCTGCCGGACGGATCGTGTCCGTTCGACGAGTACATCGAAGGCCTTCCGGTACGCGCGAAGGCTGCGCTGGACAGCAGACTGGAGATGTACTCGCAGGTCGGTCGGTTGCGACTCACCGACCAGATGAATCGGGTGGAGGCCTCCGGGCAGAAGTCAAGAGGGAAGCGAGCTGGGGAGACACTGTGGGAGATCAAGCATGCCGACGGCCCGGGCCGGCGGCTCTACGGATACCGGGTGGGGAGTACGTTCGTCATCACCCATGGTTCCGACAAGCGGCATCAGAAGAAGCTTGCCGCCGAGGTCAAGCTGGCTCAGAAGTACTACGAAGGGTGGTGCAGTGATGTCCGTCAGGGATGAGGGTGCCGACTACCAGGAGATGGTCGCTGAAGAGCGCCTGGTCGGTGATGTCACTGAGCACATCGCCGAGGCCATGGAACAGCGAGGCGTCAGCAAGGCCGATCTCGCGAAGCTCTGTGGCGTCGGGCGATCTGCTATCACCCAGCGCCTGACAGGCCGGACCAACCTGACACTTCGCATCGTCGCCAGCACCTTGTATCGTCTCGGCTTCGGACTCGAAGTCGCCCTCGTCGATCGTCAGCA
Encoded proteins:
- a CDS encoding magnesium and cobalt transport protein CorA; its protein translation is MTWSLFPVRRPVAPGQRPPMAPGLPSPGPMDPPRTLPERRRGDWDGVDFPQEIPDSVVNWGWYVDGTRQDCESLAEATAHALADEGFVWLGLHDPDDEDMAGLARRFNLHPLAIEDAVEGHTRSKLEQFGRTLFLVVSTVAYVPQRERPETSEIVTTGQIMVFVGTGFVMTVRRGSQTSLKRLRKSMEKHPDRLLHGPASVLYGVLDTVVDDYQQVVGDFEDDVDEVEAAVFSSEGAHEVEQIYQIKRELIEFKRAVAPLGVPLHNLATRPYRAIPPEAQAYFREVADHHTEAREAIQSYDEVLSTILAASLNRLSVGQNEDMRKISAFVAIAAVPTLIAGIYGMNFDNMPELHYVYGYFILWGVIIALMGTLFVLFRRNNWL
- a CDS encoding aminopeptidase P family protein, which produces MGAMAEDEVTTTEKLPNRQSPFSEAFRTFIVDGWAPYSSDLPDRLPAADPAAVRRSTIGAAFPGERLVVPAGGLKVRNNDCDYRFRPHSAFAHLSGLGTDREPNAVLVLEPTDGGHEATLYFKPRAPRTDEEFYASSRYGEMWVGQRESLDEMAAMTGLACAPIDQLPAALAKNAGSTRIRIVREADAELTAQVDTLREDHGVRWTADSEQSSPDDELATALSELRLTKDAFEVDQMQLACDRTAAAFTEVVRSFPDAVAKGRGERWVEGVFGLYARHEGNAVGYDTIAAAGDHACTLHWIRNDGEVRDGDLILIDAGIEVDTLYTADITRTLPVNGRFSDAQRKVYQAVLDAADAAIAVCRPGTTFKDVHQTAITVLAERLYAWGLLPVTPEVSVSEEGGQHRRWMVHGTSHHLGIDVHDCAQARNENYRLGTLREGMVITVEPGLYFKSTDLLVPEELRGIGVRIEDDVLITADGPRVLSDTLPRRPEEIEAWMEPLLEG
- a CDS encoding zinc ribbon domain-containing protein; translated protein: MKAPASAQRRLLDLNKVDTTLLRLAHRRKHLPEHAEVLRIQAELATIDDELTAAETAVADGELAQRRAEADLEPVRERRARDQARIDAGDVDAKALRGLVDEAAHLDRRIGELEDLELEAMEQLEQATTVRDEVAGRRAGLDARLKEAVAARTKVAQQIDTEAKGQLAVRAGYVAEVPGDLFALYEKIRQHLGSGAAALVARRCEGCGLEANASDLRSYAAAAADDVVRCAECGRILVRTAESGL
- a CDS encoding RNB domain-containing ribonuclease, which produces MPARHLNLHGVVPSALAEGVARLQSRLHIPDAFPADVLAAADEAARAPSLPTLDRTDLDLVTIDPPGSRDLDQAVHITRDGTGYLVSYAIADIAAFVRPGDPIDTEAHRRGQTFYAPHRRFPLHPPVLSEGAASLLPGEVRPALLWQIRLDSDGATVEKHVGRALVRSRAQLSYDEVQMELDTDRADDSLDLLREVGLLREEREAARGGVSLNIPEQEIEVRSPGRWRLKFRRPVRIEDWNAQISLLTGMSAARIMLDHKVGILRTLPHAEPTALSKLRRTAAALEIPWPTGQPYPEFVRTLDMQRPEDAAMGYAATMLFRGADYDAFDGTHPLLDVHAALATEYAHVTAPLRRLVDRYTEETCVALCSGRPVPEWVLAAYARLPEEMNASNNRAATFEHAIIDMTEALTLSGRVGQEFVGTVIELRGKAPERARVMINKPAVEADVVGTPQLGERLRVRLDRVDVAQGRTEFSLVEHVLGPSRPRG
- a CDS encoding type II toxin-antitoxin system RelE/ParE family toxin, coding for MHVGLAVRVVAVVLPDGSCPFDEYIEGLPVRAKAALDSRLEMYSQVGRLRLTDQMNRVEASGQKSRGKRAGETLWEIKHADGPGRRLYGYRVGSTFVITHGSDKRHQKKLAAEVKLAQKYYEGWCSDVRQG
- a CDS encoding helix-turn-helix transcriptional regulator → MSVRDEGADYQEMVAEERLVGDVTEHIAEAMEQRGVSKADLAKLCGVGRSAITQRLTGRTNLTLRIVASTLYRLGFGLEVALVDRQHENRTTRLRDYEAEFAFAEDRAIDGSDGVVVRLPGIPWEAPVTGQRGTQRSEQLAW